The segment TCGTTTTTAACTTGGACATTAAATCAAAGCTTTACTCGTTATTTTTCTCTATTCTCTTCAACAAAACATGGACCCTAAAATCTCAACTTCTTGAGGATGATTGGAAGATAATCGAGTGTTAGTATTATATCTTGCAAATTACAAGTCAAATCAACACTAGTTGAGTTTCATCAGTTCTCTTGcaaattttaattcaaaatcaaattaacaaaatattataaaccaCAAACCAAAACCAACCACTTTAGATACTAAGTTACATCAAACGCCTTAAAATGGAAAAGCATGCGCCATGTGACTTCAAACGCATCAGCGAATATCATTTTCTATCAAGCTGCGACTGGGACCATACAACAATGCCCAACACCCTTTTCTCTTCTTATATTCCAAAAGGATCTTTTCGGTTTCAAAAACGATACCActatcccaaaaaaaaaaaacctttattAATTATGCATGCTGTCTGCTGATGTGTCTACATTACATATGTATATAAACTgcagaaagaaaataatatgaatcttttttttttgatcaaagaaaataatatgAATCTAATCAGTGAAAGTAACCCTTATGTTGTCCACGTCTCGTAGGCTGTTTTCCTCTACGTGGCACATAACATGTTGCTCTTGTGTCCACCTCACAAGCTGTAGTTTTATCTCAATGAACTAACTAATacagaaaacaaatatatcttGTCATTATGATTCGAATAAAGATTCACATCGTCATAAAAGATGGGAGGATACCATCTTTCGGACTTGTACTCGTCTTATAGACCGGTTTATAATTGATTATCTACTGAAATATGAGCTTTGTTAGATCATTAAAAATCTGTGTTATGACATGAAACCTGCTGAAAACAGAAACtcgttttctcttttcttttttctttttctaattgCTATGGATGTTTTCTTTAGATCCAAACAACATAGGATTCTTACTTCAGTGTATAGTGGAACTTAATGACACCATCATGTTGGCTACGAATTTAGAGCTTTACTGACTCGCAGTGTGTAGATCATAACCTCAGATACGATTtgatatagttttatatttgatcATTGATTAAGATATTCAATTTGACGATTAAGATCAAGGGAATGCGTAGGAATTGGCatcatacatacatatataggAAAATggataaaattattatttcttgTTAGTAGCAAAATATAATAGCATGTTtcaatgaaaatattgtttttgagTTCTACTAACTAAAAAGGTCATTAACTAAAGCCATATTCTTAACACGCATTTGGTGCCGTCTCGGATTAGGAATAAGGAGGTTGTATGCAAGAATATGACAATATTCAATGCCTTTTAAGAACAAGTAAGTCGTAATTGTGTATAAGACTATGACAGTCCATTAAAGATACTTTTACACTACACAACTTTGAAAATCATACCAACAAATCTTACGAAAGCACACCATAACCTAAAACTTAAAGAGTTGTGATTGGTAAAACAactaaacagttttttttttccaaaataacaGTCAGCTAAATACGTAAACCACATGATTCAGAAGCTAAAATGTTACTACTATTTGTTACTAGCCTTACCACTCATGTAATTCACCAAGTCAAACTACTTATTGTTCAACtgacaaaatttttaaatgattttaatcATGAGACTCTCTAGCAAACACGTTTAAacattttagtttagtttaaatCCATTATTATATTACAAGAAATAGAAATATCTTGATGGAAGTGAAAAGAGTAAAACTCTCGGAGTTAGGAACATGAAGTAAGAGGGAAACAGGTGCCAAACTATAGTGGCATCTCCTCTGCTCTTTCCTTATCTCTTAAACACAGACTTACAGTATTCACTTCTCTCATTGGACCGGACctctttctctcacactctcgtgtttattttatattgttcttCTCAGAATCTCCCTTTGTTTCCACAAATTGTCTGTAACCATCTTCACATAAAAGACCAATCCcttcattattttctttataaaaaacctcattaaaaaccttacctACCCATGAAGTAAAGTAACCCCTCCTTTCTTATATCCACAAAACTCATAACTTTCATCAGTCTCTCATCACCAAAGAAGGGAAAAGATGAAGAGAGGACATGGAGAAACGTGGGACCCACAGCCACAATCCCAACCACCGTCTGGTTCCTGTGAAGGTCCTTCAATGGTGGATAAGATGGCGGATGACAGCAACATGGACGAGCTTCTCGAAGTTCTTGGCTACAAGGTTCGGTCTTCCGAAATGGCCGAAGTAGCGCAGAAGCTCGAGCAGCTTGAGATGGTTCTGTCTAATGATGACGTGGGTTCCAACGTCTTAAACGACACCGTTCACTACAACCCCTCTGATCTCTCAAACTGGGTCGAGACCATGCTCTCCGAGCTTAACAACCCGGAATCCTCGGATCTCGACCCGACCCGGATTTCGGAGTACGGTCTGAGCGCCATTCCTGGTCTCTCGGCGTTTCCCAAGGCGGAGGAAGGCGCTGACGAGGAAGCTAGCAGCAAAAGGATCCGACTCGAATCAGTCGGATCCTGGGGCGACCCGGCGGTAGATTCGACTCGCCCACGCCCTGTGGTGGTCGTTGACTCTCAAGAGACCGGAGTCAGACTAGTCCACGCGCTGGTGGCCTGCGCGGAGGCGATTCAGCAACAGGATCTCAACTTAGCCGACGCGTTAGTGAAGAGCGTGGGGACACTCGCGGCTTCTCAAGCCGGAGCCATGGGGAAAGTCGCCACCTATTTCTCCCAAGGCTTGGCGCGTCGGATTTACACGTCAGACCTCCTCTCGGGCGGGTCCCACGTGGGCCCCTCTTTCGAAGAGGCTTTGCAGATGCACTTCTACGAGTCGTGTCCTTACCTAAAGTTCGCTCACTTCACGGCGAACCAAGCCATCCTCGAAGCCGTGACGACGGCGCGTAGAGTACACGTGATCGACCTCGGGCTTAACCAAGGGATGCAATGGCCGGCGTTGATGCAAGCGTTAGCGGTTAGACCCGGCGGACCTCCGTCGTTTCGCCTCACCGGAGTCGGACCGCCGCAGACGGAGAGCTCGGACTCGCTTCAGGAGCTAGGTTGGAAGCTGGCTCAGTTCGCTCAGGCGATCGGCGTCGAGTTCGAGTTCAAAGGCTTAGCGGCAGAGAGTCTATCGGATCTCGAACCGGAGATGTTCCAGACCCGGCCCGAATCGGAAACATTAGTGGTTAACTCGGTTTTCGAGCTCCACAGGCTTCTAAACCGGTCCGGTTCGATCGAGAAAGTTCTAACCACGGTAAAGGCCGTTAAGCCGAGTATCGTTACTATGGTGGAGCAGGAAGCAAACCACAACGGCGTCGTTTTTCTCGATAGGTTCAACGAGGCGCTTCACTACTACTCGAGTTTGTTCGACTCGCTGGAAGACAGCTACGGCTTACCGAGTCAAGACCGGGTCATGTCGGAGGTGTACTTAGGTAGACAGATAGTCAACGTGGTGGCGGCGGAAGGAACCGATCGGGTGGAGAGGCACGAGACGCTGGCGCAGTGGAAAGTCCGGATGGGATCCGTCGGGTTTGACCCGGTACCTCTCGGATCCAGCGCGTTTAAACAAGCGAGCATGCTCTTATCGGTTTTCGCCGGCGGGGATGGATACAGAGTCGAGGAGAACGACGGTTGTTTGATGCTAGGGTGGCAGACACGACCACTTATTACCACCTCGGCGTGGAAACTCGCCGGAGCTTAGAGATGACACACGGTTGGAACCGGGAAAAAgtgaaaagagaaaataaatgtttaaaaataggGGACCGTAACTTTTAGATGTGTTTTTTACTGTTTTAACCCAAACTTTTTGTGTGTATTAAATTTTAGCCTAAATGTTTACTTCTTTACTTGTTGGACCCTGTGCGTATGTATCGTAGAAAGGGAAGGAGAGAACCGAGTAAAAAACCTTTGTATCGTAGCTCGAGCTAGTAGTTCTTCTTTTCAAAGCTTTCAATAAATGGAAGGATAACGTTTTCTATGAGTTCATAGTTTCACCCAATGTATATGAGTAgtatatgttaatattttaaatcattgtgtgatatattttcagtatttggACTGTTTCGTTTGATAACAATCATAACACGGGGGTGGTGGTGGGTGAACGTGAGTGTTTCTGAAAAGGCGGATCCAAAACGTACTTTCAGTTTCGAGGACTGATGTCAGCCTTTTGTTATAAGATTTTCTTAtcagaatatttttattttttggtacaGTTTTGTTTTCAAACATTAAAAGAACAAACAGAttgttcttttctctctctgTAGTATGGGATTGATGAGGTAATATAGATGCAAATTGATATTCACGTACGTAGTCAAGTTTTAAAAGAACATGGGGTCAGGATTGTTATACTTTTATGTTGATAATATAGATGCAAATTGATATTCACGTATGTAGTCAAGTTTTAAAAGAACATGGGGTGAGAATTGGTTATACTTTTATGTGATCATCACAAGCCTCAAATTCAATGGGCTTTTTCTACATAAGACTGGTTGGATCTAAAGTTGGATGATTATCATATTTAAACGTGATGCATGTGATCTtgaataaaaatgttattttaaggAGAAATATCTACTAGTATTGAAGGCTTGACGTTGATGTATAAACTCCAATGCCACAACAACATGATtgaaacttttatttaaaagaaaaaaacgtttCTATAGAAATGTATATGTACACACCAAAGACCTTTTTAGCTCGCAAGAACCTTAATAAAAGAAACCAGTCACTGAGAACCAGAAGGCCGGCACTGGACTGGCACACGTATGATATATCCATCAATCTTCATCACCCTTTATGcagaatctgttttttttttacttgcaaGAGACCTCGCAGGTTTTAGGGACGGACAAGAGTGGAAGCACGTTCCTGTAGATGTCTCAAGCTCTTTTCCATGCTAACTTGCACCATTTCAGCTAGCATCTTCTTCGCCTTACCGGACTGATCATCTCCGTCTATGTGAGAGATCAAGCTCGACACTATGTTCTCTATAGTATCGGGTTGAACCTCTGGTCTCGGGCTTCTCGAGTTCCTTAGTAAAGAGAGGAGTCTCTGTGCTTTAGTGCGAGACTTTGATGTGCCTTGAACCGTGAGCTCAAGCAGTCCCGGTATTACACCTTCTCTGAGAATTGGCTCTCTGTATTTACTTCTATCGCTCTGGCACAGTGTTAAGAGCACGCCAACCGCGTGTTCCCGAGCTTGTAGTGACCCGTTTTCAAGAACCTCCACCACCGCAAACACACCTCCTTCATCTGAAACTAAACCCGTTCTCGCCTCCTCGCCAGATACCATCAAGGACTCTATCAGGGAACAGCATTTCTCAGATGTTTTCGATGATTTTTTGCTCGATTTGAGAAGACTCAGTATCGGCAAGAGTGGATTGGTCGCTAGGATCATGCTCAGGTTAGCGGAGAGCGTAGAGAGGTTGGAAAGTGCCATGACTGCATCAACTTTAGCTTGTGGGCTTCCATGTTTAACGACTTTGACTAATAGAGGAATCACTCCATTAGCTCCAATGATGGGTTTGTTGGTAGCGGAGGCGGAGAGAGTGAGCAAAGACGCAGAGGCGTATTCTTGAAGTGTTGTGCTATTAGATTGCAAGAAGTTGATGATTGGTTCTAAAGCACCGGCTTCGATGATGCTCACTTTATTCCTGAAGATTGAAAAAACCAATAGCAAAACTCAGAAGGGATCTTCTTAACGACAATGGCATCTTAGCAAATAGACTTTAATGCATTCAGCTTCTCAGTCAAATGAATAGAGTTGAATTCCATCTACCTAACCTCTTAGGAAAACCAAGCCGACCTAAAGGTACGGATTGtattaaataatgtttaatGGACACAGAAATTAAAGTAGGGAAAGATATTTAATGTAGGAGAGGAAAAAAGTGAAGATAAAAGAAAGGATTTGAGGTTTATAGCTTCTCTACTTTGCTTGCTCCTCTTTTCTCCACTaccaattaataaaagaaaagagatgatAAAAAATAGACCAAAGAAGAAAATTGACTACAAGGTCGTTTGCGTACAAATGAAGGAAAGATTCAGCAAGCAAgtgaaaaatacataaaatactTAAGTCTGGTAGAGCAAGGCCCTACAGATGTACAAATCAAAATTAAGTTGGAGAAACATATTCATACCTGCCCCTAAAGCAAAGAGTTAGTTAGCTTCAGTTGATTTTTCCCATCTAAACTACTACTTGACTTAAAAcaatcctctgtttcttcttggTTTGTCACAAACCTCAAAAGCTAAAAAAGCCTTAATTAACAGATCAAGAGATTCTCGATATTAGACTGTTATTATCCTATCCTCTCTTTCTGATGTAAACTAAAGGAGAGGGAATTTGCGGCGGAATAACTAGTGTCATGATTCTCTCTCTATGTGTGTTCTAGAAAGGATAAAAAGATTCTTGTGTGTTTTGGTCTTATCTAGCAACTTGATTCGTTGCTTTCTTATGGAATGTCAAAACTAAGggggaaagaaaaaaagaaagaaagtaaaaaaagcTAAGGAGGTAAACATGACTCTAGCGCTTTTTGTGAAAGATCAATCAAAATATCATCCGCAACTAGAAACCAATCAAACCTCACGATTCATGACGATAAAAAAGAATAGTCAGAATTCTCCAGAGAAACAGCATAAACCGCATAAACCACagaacattttttatttttttaccacAGAACAATTTGAAAAACGAGGGAAGGAATAAAGAAGAGTATCCCTGCAGTAGCGTGACGAAATATCCTGTTTCCCGAAAAATGGATGAACCCTAAGATAAATGATGAAACGAAACACAGACAGACACAAAGAGCTTTAAAAGGAGGAAAGATGGAGTACACTCCAAGCAaacaaacaataacaaaaaagcATTTGGATGAATCCACCACCCAATCTGATGATAGAAATTGCCTAAAGAAGAAAGCAGGGGGTTCGCTAAGATCTGAGATTATGCAATGATCCAATCATGAAGCTATGATAAGCTCAATTTTCTACGattttttagtttcttaatGGAATCTCACACAATTAtctaatattttcgaatttTGATTGATTCTaactaagcatatagaagtcACTAATCAGATCATCACAGCCCTACTAAGGAAGAAGAAGGGAGAACGTACTTCTCGTCTTTGACGGCGAGGTTAAGGAGAGCGAGGAGAGCTGCCTCGTGGTGCGACTCCGGCGATTCGAATCGGAGCATCGAAACGAGCGGTTCGACGGCCTGAGAAAAGTGTCGGCGGCATCTGTGCGACGTCTTCGTCAGCCGACGGATCTCTCTAGCTGCGAACAGCCTCGATTCGGGATCCTCCGATCTGATTAGGCTCAGGACTCGCTGGATTGAGGCAGAAGACGAGGAAACGGAGACGGAAACGGACGTGGTGCGGAGTAACTCGTGGTCTACATCTCCGCCACGTGGCGAGTCGCAATCGTGGTGGCTCGTAGCGGTTGATGATagggaggaggaagaagaagaagcaacggTGGAGGCGAGGCTTGTGGTTTCTCCGACGAGGTCCatttcgagagagagagagagaggcggaaAGATCTGttttgagaaagagagagagagagacgtgtATGAGTAAGTGCGTTGCCCAACGGTTACATAGTACGTGTCTATTTATATACTATACCAAAGGCAATATGTatgcaaacaaaaaatattatagtcaaatattttattttcgcaaattaaatttgtttttaatataggAA is part of the Raphanus sativus cultivar WK10039 chromosome 5, ASM80110v3, whole genome shotgun sequence genome and harbors:
- the LOC108856599 gene encoding DELLA protein RGL2 → MKRGHGETWDPQPQSQPPSGSCEGPSMVDKMADDSNMDELLEVLGYKVRSSEMAEVAQKLEQLEMVLSNDDVGSNVLNDTVHYNPSDLSNWVETMLSELNNPESSDLDPTRISEYGLSAIPGLSAFPKAEEGADEEASSKRIRLESVGSWGDPAVDSTRPRPVVVVDSQETGVRLVHALVACAEAIQQQDLNLADALVKSVGTLAASQAGAMGKVATYFSQGLARRIYTSDLLSGGSHVGPSFEEALQMHFYESCPYLKFAHFTANQAILEAVTTARRVHVIDLGLNQGMQWPALMQALAVRPGGPPSFRLTGVGPPQTESSDSLQELGWKLAQFAQAIGVEFEFKGLAAESLSDLEPEMFQTRPESETLVVNSVFELHRLLNRSGSIEKVLTTVKAVKPSIVTMVEQEANHNGVVFLDRFNEALHYYSSLFDSLEDSYGLPSQDRVMSEVYLGRQIVNVVAAEGTDRVERHETLAQWKVRMGSVGFDPVPLGSSAFKQASMLLSVFAGGDGYRVEENDGCLMLGWQTRPLITTSAWKLAGA
- the LOC108856692 gene encoding U-box domain-containing protein 7, which encodes MDLVGETTSLASTVASSSSSSLSSTATSHHDCDSPRGGDVDHELLRTTSVSVSVSSSSASIQRVLSLIRSEDPESRLFAAREIRRLTKTSHRCRRHFSQAVEPLVSMLRFESPESHHEAALLALLNLAVKDEKNKVSIIEAGALEPIINFLQSNSTTLQEYASASLLTLSASATNKPIIGANGVIPLLVKVVKHGSPQAKVDAVMALSNLSTLSANLSMILATNPLLPILSLLKSSKKSSKTSEKCCSLIESLMVSGEEARTGLVSDEGGVFAVVEVLENGSLQAREHAVGVLLTLCQSDRSKYREPILREGVIPGLLELTVQGTSKSRTKAQRLLSLLRNSRSPRPEVQPDTIENIVSSLISHIDGDDQSGKAKKMLAEMVQVSMEKSLRHLQERASTLVRP